One window of Synechococcales cyanobacterium CNB genomic DNA carries:
- the asnS gene encoding asparagine--tRNA ligase yields MTWLMVKDALRAEPGTRCAVKGWVRTRRDSKADGGLSFINVHDGTCFDPIQVVARADLPNYAAEVARLTTHCAVECDGEIVKNPKGGNEINATAVRVVGWVDDPDTYPVQPKQHSFEYLREVAHLRSRTNTFGAVARVRHTLACAIHRFFDERGFFYVHTPIITASDCEGAGQMFRVSTLDLVNPPRTPEGGVDYAEDFFGKEAHLTVSGQLNVETYCQALSRVYTFGPTFRAENSNTSRHLAEFWMIEPEIAFADLHDDATLAEEFIKFLIDDLLSRRSDDMAFFDQRIEKGLIERLRHVLETPFRRLPYTEGVAILRDAQSKGVKFEFPVEWGKDLQSEHERYLTEQHFRQPVVLMNYPKQIKAFYMRVNDAGTDGAPGETVAAMDVLVPGIGEIIGGSQREERLEVLDRRIDEMGLHKPDYWWYRDLRRYGTVPHAGFGLGFERLILFCTGMQNIRDVIPFPRAPKQAEF; encoded by the coding sequence ATGACGTGGCTGATGGTGAAGGATGCGCTGAGAGCCGAGCCGGGGACGCGCTGCGCCGTAAAGGGGTGGGTGCGCACGCGACGGGACTCGAAAGCGGACGGCGGACTGTCATTCATCAACGTCCACGACGGCACGTGCTTCGACCCGATCCAAGTCGTCGCCCGTGCGGACCTGCCGAACTATGCGGCCGAGGTCGCTCGGCTGACCACGCACTGCGCCGTCGAGTGCGACGGGGAGATCGTGAAGAACCCCAAGGGCGGCAACGAGATCAACGCGACGGCCGTGCGCGTCGTCGGCTGGGTGGACGACCCGGACACCTACCCGGTGCAGCCCAAGCAGCACTCGTTCGAGTACCTGCGCGAGGTGGCCCACCTGCGCTCACGGACCAACACTTTCGGCGCCGTCGCCCGCGTGCGGCACACGCTGGCGTGCGCCATCCACCGCTTCTTTGACGAGCGGGGGTTCTTCTACGTCCACACGCCGATCATCACGGCCAGCGACTGCGAAGGCGCAGGGCAGATGTTCCGCGTGAGCACGCTGGACCTCGTGAACCCGCCGCGCACGCCGGAGGGAGGGGTGGACTACGCCGAGGACTTCTTCGGCAAGGAAGCACACCTCACCGTGAGCGGGCAACTGAACGTCGAAACCTATTGCCAGGCGCTTTCGAGGGTGTACACCTTCGGCCCGACGTTCAGGGCGGAGAACTCGAACACGAGCCGACACCTTGCCGAGTTCTGGATGATCGAGCCTGAGATCGCCTTCGCCGACCTGCACGACGACGCGACGCTGGCTGAGGAGTTCATCAAGTTCCTGATCGACGATCTGCTATCGCGCCGGTCGGACGACATGGCCTTTTTCGACCAGCGGATCGAGAAAGGCCTCATCGAGCGGCTGCGCCACGTACTGGAGACGCCCTTCCGGCGGCTGCCGTACACAGAGGGCGTCGCCATCCTGCGTGATGCGCAGAGCAAGGGCGTGAAGTTCGAGTTCCCGGTCGAGTGGGGCAAGGATTTGCAATCGGAGCACGAGCGCTACCTGACCGAGCAGCACTTCAGGCAGCCCGTGGTCCTCATGAACTACCCGAAACAGATCAAGGCGTTCTACATGCGCGTGAACGATGCGGGCACGGACGGCGCACCCGGCGAGACCGTAGCCGCGATGGACGTGCTGGTGCCTGGGATCGGTGAGATCATCGGCGGCAGCCAGCGCGAGGAACGGCTGGAAGTGCTCGACCGTCGCATCGACGAGATGGGACTGCACAAGCCCGACTACTGGTGGTACCGCGACCTGCGCCGCTACGGCACCGTGCCGCATGCGGGCTTCGGCCTGGGCTTCGAGCGGCTGATCCTGTTCTGCACGGGTATGCAGAACATCCGCGACGTGATCCCGTTCCCACGTGCGCCGAAACAGGCGGAGTTCTGA
- a CDS encoding MarC family protein yields the protein MISIVSRVRFPLCSPLEGPPVERLLNDFVLLFTIIDPVGSVPVFIAIASRAAPGLRRRIAFRAVLVSAGVLLFFGIFGQFVLNAMGISLHAFRVAGGIILFLFALDMIFGTSKPESEVSVVPKAAADAYDLAIYPLAIPSIAGPGSIVAIVVTTDNAKFSVIQQAATLGIMLVVLGIVLACLLIAERIHRLIGQAGASIISRVMGLITAGIAANGVLTGLQGFFGLGATAG from the coding sequence ATGATATCGATCGTTTCCCGCGTCCGGTTCCCGCTATGCTCCCCGCTCGAGGGCCCCCCCGTGGAACGCCTGCTGAATGATTTCGTGCTTCTTTTCACGATCATCGATCCGGTCGGGTCGGTGCCGGTCTTCATCGCCATCGCGTCTCGGGCCGCGCCGGGCCTGCGGCGGCGCATCGCCTTCCGGGCGGTGCTCGTCTCGGCGGGTGTGCTGCTTTTCTTCGGCATCTTCGGCCAGTTCGTGCTCAACGCGATGGGCATCTCACTTCACGCTTTCCGCGTGGCTGGTGGGATCATCCTCTTTCTCTTCGCGTTGGACATGATCTTCGGCACGAGCAAGCCGGAATCGGAGGTCTCCGTCGTGCCGAAGGCGGCCGCCGATGCCTACGACCTGGCGATCTACCCGCTCGCCATCCCCTCGATCGCCGGTCCCGGCTCGATCGTGGCGATCGTGGTGACAACGGACAACGCGAAGTTCAGCGTGATCCAGCAGGCCGCGACGCTCGGCATCATGCTCGTCGTGCTCGGCATCGTGCTGGCGTGCCTGCTCATCGCTGAGCGCATCCACCGACTGATCGGGCAGGCGGGGGCGAGCATCATCAGCCGCGTGATGGGCCTCATCACGGCCGGGATCGCGGCCAACGGCGTGCTGACGGGGTTGCAGGGGTTCTTCGGGCTGGGAGCCACGGCCGGATAA
- the lgt gene encoding prolipoprotein diacylglyceryl transferase has product MLHTLDPFVFEFAPGWGVRWYGLSYVAGFVAGWLLLRLLARRGLAMVPADRVADAMLWIVAGVLIGGRLGYVLLYKPEYLWTFEAEFPWWAVLAINRGGMASHGGMIGVILAAWRISRGWRDDDCTVRGRCHPLHVMDLMALIAPPGLLFGRVANFVNGELPGRVVARPGEPAPWWSVKFPQEIVSGHESFRTPEQEQAVDNIVSRYMLPGDDFAAGFERMLRALRHGGEEADRLAAELSPLISARAPSQLLQALCEGVVVGAVVWTVGVAMGRLRSPGVVGAWFLVSYGVLRIATEFVRLPDADLAVQRVLGLSRGQWFSAVMVAVGLLVMAVPRLRGKTGGPGT; this is encoded by the coding sequence ATGCTGCACACTCTCGACCCCTTCGTCTTCGAGTTCGCGCCCGGATGGGGCGTGCGGTGGTATGGGCTGTCGTATGTCGCCGGGTTCGTGGCCGGGTGGCTGCTGCTGCGATTGCTTGCGCGGCGGGGTCTGGCGATGGTGCCCGCGGATCGTGTCGCCGACGCGATGCTCTGGATCGTCGCGGGCGTGCTGATCGGAGGCAGGCTCGGCTACGTGCTGCTGTACAAGCCCGAGTACCTGTGGACCTTCGAAGCAGAGTTCCCGTGGTGGGCCGTGCTGGCGATCAACCGGGGCGGCATGGCGAGCCACGGCGGGATGATCGGCGTGATCCTCGCCGCCTGGCGCATCAGCCGCGGATGGCGCGACGACGACTGCACGGTCCGTGGCCGCTGCCATCCGCTGCACGTCATGGACCTGATGGCGCTCATCGCACCGCCCGGGCTGCTCTTTGGTCGTGTTGCGAACTTCGTCAACGGCGAGCTTCCCGGTCGGGTCGTCGCCCGCCCGGGCGAGCCGGCTCCATGGTGGAGCGTGAAGTTCCCGCAGGAGATCGTCAGCGGGCACGAGTCCTTCCGCACACCCGAGCAGGAACAAGCCGTAGACAACATCGTGTCGCGCTACATGCTGCCAGGCGACGACTTTGCAGCGGGATTCGAGCGGATGTTGCGGGCGCTGCGCCACGGCGGAGAAGAGGCCGATCGGCTCGCTGCCGAGTTGTCCCCGCTCATCTCCGCCCGTGCTCCGTCGCAACTCCTCCAGGCTCTCTGCGAGGGCGTGGTCGTCGGGGCAGTCGTTTGGACGGTCGGCGTGGCGATGGGTCGGCTCCGCTCGCCCGGTGTCGTCGGGGCGTGGTTCCTCGTCTCCTACGGCGTGCTGCGTATCGCCACCGAGTTCGTGCGTCTGCCCGATGCCGATCTCGCCGTCCAGCGCGTGCTCGGCCTGAGCAGGGGACAGTGGTTCAGCGCGGTCATGGTGGCGGTGGGGCTCTTGGTCATGGCTGTGCCGAGACTGCGCGGGAAGACCGGCGGACCGGGGACGTGA